Proteins co-encoded in one Yamadazyma tenuis chromosome 1, complete sequence genomic window:
- the PCM1 gene encoding Phosphoacetylglucosamine Mutase (BUSCO:EOG092621YU; EggNog:ENOG503NV1D; COG:G), with protein sequence MSAIEETIAQFLGNHPHPENSTFTYGTAGFRMDASKLDYVNYTVGILASLRSKYLNGQTVGVMITASHNPPPDNGVKVVDPLGNMLEAAWEEHATVLANSPHDSLVSNIEKLVSDLKIDLAVGADVVIGRDSRESSERLAVATIDGLKSVGGTSFTDFGLLTTPQLHYLVRTKNDPKFGTHTEAGYYTKMADSFKANLKLLGKSERINLTVDGANGIGSPKIEELVSKYLSNEIALTLVNSSYTTPATLNSGCGADFVKINQKLPAGVSPHASKNELFASFDGDADRLICYYLDDTAGFKLLDGDKIATVIALFFQKVLQSLDLDLKIGLIQTAYANGSSTKYVEDVLKIPVVCAKTGVKNLHHDAEKFDVGIYFEANGHGTVIFSPEAEKKVWDYKPADNAKEVVSIKILQEFTKLINQAVGDAISDLLVILMILKYLEFTPNDWNKSYTDLPNRLIKVIVADRTAYKTTNAERTLVEPAGVQDKIDELVAKFTNSRSFVRASGTEDAVRVYAEAADGVDELVNAVRELIK encoded by the coding sequence ATGTCAGCTATTGAAGAGACCATTGCCCAGTTCTTGGGGAACCACCCACACCCAGAGAATAGCACCTTCACGTACGGTACCGCCGGGTTCCGTATGGATGCGCTGAAATTGGACTACGTGAACTACACAGTAGGAATCTTGGCCAGTTTGAGATCCAAGTACTTAAATGGCCAAACTGTTGGTGTGATGATTACCGCTTCCCACAACCCGCCTCCTGACAACGGAGTCAAGGTCGTGGATCCCCTTGGAAACATGTTGGAGGCTGCGTGGGAGGAGCATGCCACtgttttggccaattcaCCTCATGATCTGCTCGTACTGAacattgaaaagttggtttcAGATTTGAAAATCGATTTGGCGGTGGGTGCTGACGTGGTGATTGGGCGTGACTCGAGGGAATCCAGCGAGAGGTTGGCAGTGGCCACCATCGATGGCCTTAAATCGGTTGGCGGTACGAGTTTCACCGATTTTGGCTTGTTGACGACGCCCCAATTGCACTACTTGGTGAGAACCAAGAATGATCCCAAGTTTGGCACCCATACTGAGGCCGGCTACTACACCAAGATGGCGGACTCATTCAAGGCCAATTTAAAGCTTCTTGGAAAGTCTGAGAGGATTAATTTGACAGTGGACGGGGCCAATGGAATCGGTTCACCcaaaattgaagagcttgTATCAAAGTACTTGAGTAATGAGATTGCATTGACTTTAGTCAACAGCAGCTACACAACGCCGGCGACGTTGAACTCTGGGTGTGGTGCAGACTTTGTCAAGATCAACCAAAAGCTTCCTGCTGGAGTTCTGCCACATGCAAGCAAAAATGAGTTATTTGCATCCTTTGATGGAGATGCCGACCGGTTGATCTGTTACTATCTCGACGACACAGCTgggttcaagttgttggacgGAGACAAGATTGCCACCGTGATTGCGTTGTTTTTTCAGAAGGTTTTACAGAGtttggacttggatttgaagatcGGGTTGATTCAAACCGCTTATGCCAACGGATCTTCCACCAAGTACGTGGAGgatgtgttgaagattCCTGTGGTATGTGCCAAGACAGGTGTGAAGAACCTACACCACGATGCAGAGAAGTTTGACGTTGGAATATACTTTGAGGCCAATGGTCATGGAACCGTCATTTTCTCCCCAGAAGCCGAAAAGAAGGTGTGGGACTATAAACCAGCAGACAATGCCAAGGAAGTCGTGTCGATCAAGATCTTACAGGagttcaccaagttgatcaaccagGCAGTGGGTGATGCCATTAGTGATTTACTTGTTatattgatgatcttgaagtatttggaaTTTACTCCAAATGACTGGAACAAATCGTACACAGATTTGCCCAACCGGTTGATCAAGGTGATTGTGGCTGATAGAACTGCTTACAAGACGACCAATGCTGAGCGGACGTTAGTGGAACCGGCTGGGGTCCAAGATAAGATCGATGAGTTGGTAGCAAAATTTACCAATAGTAGGTCGTTTGTGAGGGCATCTGGAACGGAGGATGCGGTCAGGGTGTATGCGGAGGCAGCCGATGGAGTCGACGAATTAGTGAATGCTGTCAgggagttgatcaagtaa
- the LCL3 gene encoding putative endonuclease lcl3 (COG:C; EggNog:ENOG503NXHK; BUSCO:EOG092644K0), with translation MSDDVTILHPKVLLLSAGITTSVIFGYRFYKRYLRRIRTYLDLTPDILDNHIQLYGRVTRVGDGDNFRFYHTPGGVLAGWGWLRHVPTARSALKDETLMIRLSGIDAPERSHWGKPAQPLSEEALEWLKSYVNGRNVVITPYSIDQYKRVVARAQVWQWTGRKDVSAQMIKEGLAVVYESKVGAEFGIYEGWYRSLEAKAKKLKKGVWGLRKFQSPGAFKKMYYKS, from the coding sequence ATGTCGGACGACGTGACGATACTACACCCCAAGgtgcttcttcttctggcCGGCATCACCACATCGGTGATTTTCGGCTACCGGTTTTACAAACGGTACTTGCGTCGGATCAGAACATATCTTGATCTCACCCCAGACATTCTCGATAACCACATACAACTTTATGGAAGAGTCACCagagttggtgatggtgacaACTTCCGATTCTATCACACTCCAGGAGGTGTTCTTGCTGGCTGGGGCTGGCTTCGCCATGTTCCTACGGCCAGATCGGCCTTGAAGGATGAAACCCTCATGATCAGATTACTGGGAATAGACGCTCCAGAGCGGCTGCACTGGGGGAAACCGGCCCAGCCATTGAGTGAAGAGGCGTTGGAGTGGCTCAAAAGCTATGTTAACGGCCGGAACGTGGTGATCACGCCGTACTCCATTGACCAGTATAAACGGGTGGTGGCTCGGGCCCAGGTTTGGCAATGGACCGGCAGAAAGGACGTGAGTGCCCAGATGATCAAGGAAGGCTTGGCCGTGGTGTATGAGAGTAAGGTTGGAGCCGAGTTTGGTATATATGAGGGATGGTATAGGTCGTTGGAAGCTAAGgcaaagaagttgaagaagggtGTATGGGGGTTGCGCAAATTCCAGTCCCCAGGGGCCTTTAAAAAGATGTACTATAAGAGTTAG
- a CDS encoding uncharacterized protein (EggNog:ENOG503P8MM; COG:K), with product MSLPDGEYEVDLSVLADNCGDVDSFGIRYGVVPSSLDSSKPMKLYDDSKNIILEATDTNNDQMIFEGMSQVHNSKNPAMANYYLAFESGGFRLSKLNRTVRVNKSRNSIKWANLIRKWNSQLESKKIISESDFEDLELSGFELEFDEKELEFDDGERVNDKEETQAKEAQKQLEENKKQQEKQRQHELQDQKLRQEQQDKLRKQNQEQLKREHEQKLKQRREHEQKLKQQREKTQVVNTNTSSVSKDDFDDLENQLQEVLGDSESDGDAGFGFSGGPITVIDGPRKPTTKPTGATKASKKPMSLRSFVGDTEDVELSVSEEE from the coding sequence ATGTCATTACCAGACGGTGAATACGAGGTGGACTTGTCAGTGTTGGCGGACAACTGTGGGGATGTCGATTCGTTTGGCATACGCTACGGGGTGGTTCCCAGCTCGTTGGATTCCCTGAAACCCATGAAATTGTATGATGATTCGAAGAATATTATTTTAGAAGCCACCGATACCAATAACGACCAGATGATTTTTGAGGGCATGAGCCAAGTGCACAACAGCAAGAACCCGGCGATGGCCAATTACTACTTGGCATTCGAGAGCGGCGGGTTCCGGCTCTCGAAGTTGAACCGGACGGTTCGGGTGAACAAGAGTAGAAATAGTATCAAATGGGCCAACTTGATAAGGAAGTGGAATAGTCAGTTGGAGTCCAAGAAGATTATAAGTGAGAGTGATTTCGAGGACTTGGAGCTTCTGGGGTTTGAGTTGGAGTTTGACGagaaggagttggagtttgaCGACGGAGAGAGGGTGAATGACAAAGAGGAGACACAAGCGAAGGAAGCTCAAAAGCAACTAGAGGAGAACAAAAAGCAGCAGGAGAAACAAAGACAACATGAGTTAcaagatcaaaaacttaGACAGGAACAGCAGGACAAGCTTCGCAAACAGAATCAAGAACAGCTAAAACGTGAACACGAACAGAAGCTTAAACAGCGTCGTGAACACGaacaaaaactcaaacagCAGCGTGAGAAGACGCAGGTTGTTAATACAAACACATCTTCTGTGTCCAAAGACGACTTTGACGACCTAGAAAACCAGCtacaagaagttcttggagaCAGTGAGAGTGACGGAGATGCTGGGTTTGGGTTTTCTGGAGGACCCATCACTGTAATAGATGGTCCCAGGAagcccaccaccaaacccaCTGGAGCCACCAAAGCGTCCAAGAAACCCATGAGTTTACGCCTGTTTGTAGGCGATACGGAAGACGTGGAGTTAAGTGtgagtgaagaagagtaG
- a CDS encoding 5-methylaminomethyl-2-thiouridylate-methyltransferase (EggNog:ENOG503NZZR; COG:J) — protein MIRVAARYLSKVSLTQPVPKLTDTVVIAMSSGVDSSVAASLYKHYPNVKGIYMANWHKNAKCNEQEWKTVQEVCQQLQIPCERVGFEKEYWQKVFSPMIDNYSNGLTPNPDLDCNKHIKFGELVQYLDTKHPTDYWLVTGHYARVMNNTDGPQLLRAVYGQKDQSYYLSSINPKVLSKLLFPIGHMTKPQVRAIAADLNLVNKDKPDSMGLCFVSQDEKKFDKFLDEYIEPQPGNIITEDGKVWGQHNGLWYGTIGQRAKISMPQGDPRYQGTWFISEKRYDTNELVIVKGNQHPALFKNKVRVGRFQWLQEPVAYMAPRFSLQYRSLQSPVQVETLEIKGDEVEMKLVEFQRAMAPGQSVVVYDGDRVLGSGVLLEAVCEPQWMQKVPAGDYAMAANLIHS, from the coding sequence ATGATACGAGTGGCAGCACGGTATTTGAGCAAGGTGCTGCTCACTCAGCCCGTCCCAAAGCTCACTGACACGGTGGTGATAGCAATGTCGTCGGGCGTGGACTCGTCAGTGGCGGCGTCGCTCTACAAACATTATCCGAACGTAAAAGGTATCTACATGGCCAATTGGCACAAGAATGCCAAATGCAATGAACAAGAGTGGAAAACAGTCCAGGAAGTTTGCCAACAGCTACAGATTCCATGTGAGCGTGTTGGCTTCGAGAAAGAGTACTGGCAAAAGGTTTTTAGTCCTATGATAGATAATTACAGCAATGGCCTCACACCCAATCCAGATTTGGACTGCAATAAGCACATAAAGTTTGGTGAACTTGTGCAATATTTGGACACAAAACACCCAACCGACTATTGGCTTGTGACGGGCCATTACGCTCGGGTCATGAACAATACCGATGGTCCGCAGCTACTTCGAGCGGTGTATGGCCAGAAAGATCAGTCATATTACCTTTCTTCGATCAACCCAAAGGTGCTATCCAAACTTTTATTTCCTATTGGTCACATGACGAAACCCCAAGTCCGAGCCATAGCTGCCGACTTAAACCTTGTAAATAAAGACAAGCCAGACTCCATGGGGTTGTGTTTTGTGAGCCAggatgaaaagaagtttgataAGTTTCTTGACGAGTACATTGAGCCTCAACCTGGAAACATTATTACTGAGGACGGCAAGGTATGGGGCCAGCACAACGGCTTGTGGTACGGAACCATAGGTCAGCGGGCAAAGATCTCCATGCCACAGGGAGACCCTCGATACCAAGGAACATGGTTTATCAGTGAGAAACGGTACGATACCAACGAATTGGTGATAGTGAAAGGCAACCAGCACCCGgccttgttcaagaataaGGTGCGTGTGGGGAGGTTTCAGTGGCTTCAGGAGCCGGTTGCGTATATGGCCCCACGGTTTTCCCTTCAGTATCGGTCGTTGCAGCTGCCGGTGCAGGTGGAAACCTTGGAGATCAAAGGAGATGAAGTTGagatgaagttggtggaatttCAGAGGGCAATGGCTCCGGGGCAAAGCGTGGTGGTATATGATGGAGACCGAGTATTGGGGAGTGGTGTACTCCTTGAGGCGGTGTGTGAGCCGCAGTGGATGCAAAAGGTGCCTGCCGGTGACTACGCgatggctgcaaatctAATCCATTCCTAA
- a CDS encoding uncharacterized protein (EggNog:ENOG503NW34; COG:K) encodes MSFNNINTLDFNMEDLDFNDTKMNYNLHPISYLNANANQYRNQENSLNSNNLNIHNSLPIPITLKQEPESASHSANSSRQDSLSVSTYDSLSLTPHSSVSVHDSPSQSFASTSISPPSGPDPGTAANPAKRKKTYKKIKAEDLKGPFRCLWNQCTNVYDTPEILYDHLCDDHVGRKSSNNLSLTCYWDNCLTKTIKRDHITSHLRVHVPLKPFHCELCPKSFKRPQDLKKHSKTHTQDHTQAKKLNKQLKQQSKSNNVSIINNILSEFNFDKASFFKKEPTYNSEMMHRLNNVEGQAFAAPQAPSVNSLYDAEKYFSTLNQSMDSFHQTFSYPQNTINNNHSSGHTQPQYQAQAQPQFHTPSVQSAQGAFGSYPSMANNYPRNNQFNYPVSSDFGGVSNFQKSSRVDADSQVDDVDALAIDLEKVSVSDLEKHKTMVKGVLSYLHEKMATSCNLYPQITAF; translated from the coding sequence ATGAGCTTCAATAACATAAATACCTTGGACTTTAACATGGAAGATTTGGATTTCAACGACACGAAGATGAACTACAATTTACATCCCATTAGCTATTTAAACGCTAATGCCAACCAGTACCGCAACCAGGAAAACTCCTTAAACAGTAACAACCTCAACATCCACAACTCGCTCCCTATTCCCATCACCTTGAAGCAGGAGCCAGAGTCTGCTAGCCACTCGGCCAACTCCTCACGCCAGGACTCGTTATCGGTGTCGACCTATGACAGCTTGTCGCTCACACCCCATTCGTCGGTATCAGTCCACGACTCCCCCAGCCAGTCGTTCGCCTCCACCTCCATTTCGCCCCCATCCGGCCCCGATCCTGGAACCGCTGCCAACCCTGCCAAGCGCAAGAAAACCTATAAGAAGATTAAGGCCGAAGACCTCAAAGGTCCCTTCCGGTGTCTTTGGAACCAGTGCACCAATGTGTACGACACTCCCGAAATCTTGTACGACCATTTGTGTGACGACCACGTCGGAAGAAAGtcgtccaacaacttgtcgTTGACGTGCTACTGGGACAACTGCTTGACCAAAACCATCAAACGAGACCACATCACCAGCCACTTGCGTGTGCATGTGCCCTTGAAGCCCTTCCACTGCGAGTTGTGTCCCAAATCGTTCAAGCGGCCAcaggatttgaagaaacacTCCAAAACCCACACTCAGGATCACACCCAGgcaaagaagttgaacaagcagttgaaacAGCAGAGCAAATCCAATAACGTTagcatcatcaacaacatttTGAGCGAATTCAACTTTGACAAGGccagtttcttcaagaaagaacCCACCTATAACTCCGAAATGATGCACCGGTTGAACAATGTGGAAGGTCAAGCTTTTGCGGCCCCACAGGCTCCGTCAGTCAATAGCTTGTACGATGCCGAAAAGTATTTCAGCACCCTCAACCAATCTATGGACCTGTTCCACCAGACGTTCAGCTACCCGCAGAACACCATTAACAACAACCACAGCTCGGGCCATACCCAGCCTCAGTACCAGGCGCAAGCCCAGCCTCAGTTCCACACTCCCCTGGTTCAATCGGCCCAGGGTGCGTTTGGTTCCTACCCACTGATGGCCAACAACTACCCAAGAAACAACCAGTTCAACTACCCGGTGTCGTCCGACTTTGGAGGGGTTTCGAACTTTCAGAAATCGTCGAGAGTCGACGCCGATTCCCAGGTGGATGACGTTGATGCTTTGGccattgatcttgaaaaggTGAGTGTGtctgacttggaaaaacaTAAGACCATGGTCAAGGGAGTGTTGTCGTATTTACACGAGAAGATGGCCACATCGTGCAACTTATACCCTCAGATCACCGCGTTTTAA